From a region of the Lactuca sativa cultivar Salinas chromosome 4, Lsat_Salinas_v11, whole genome shotgun sequence genome:
- the LOC111917800 gene encoding uncharacterized protein LOC111917800, which translates to MANLHPALTVTNISNFIPIVLDHDDGQYTSWVELFKIHCHAHDVINHIIPAEGSSSKSPGDKDKEKINDKVPWKLLDYLVLQWIYSTISKDLLITILKPDYTTEHAWKTLQNIFIDSKPSRALYLENRFFNVRLEYFPNVFAYCQELKTLSNQLSNVDAPVSKDRLVLQLIAGLGEKYENIATHLQQTFPLPDFYTARSKLILEETRKAHIATTSSTALLVATKKASVAAQQPISHSTSSHDRSTYDQQQHHTGGHGQ; encoded by the coding sequence ATGGCTAATCTACATCCTGCTCTTACAGTTACCAACATCAGTAATTTCATTCCTATTGTGTTGGACCATGATGACGGGCAATACACATCATGGGTGGAACTCTTCAAGATCCACTGTCACGCCCATGACGTAATCAATCACATCATTCCCGCTGAAGGATCTTCATCTAAATCACCCGGTGATAAAGATAAAGAAAAGATTAATGACAAAGTTCCATGGAAACTATTAGATTATTTAGTTCTACAATGGATTTACAGTACAATCTCTAAGGATTTACTAATCACCATTCTCAAGCCAGACTATACTACTGAACACGCATGGAAAACCTTGCAGAACATATTCATTGATAGCAAGCCTTCAAGAGCCTTATACTTGGAAAACCGGTTCTTTAATGTCCGGTTAGAATATTTTCCCAATGTTTTTGCCTACTGTCAAGAGTTAAAAACTCTCTCTAACCAACTCTCAAACGTTGATGCACCTGTTTCCAAGGATCGGTTGGTGCTACAATTGATTGCAGGTCTTGGTGAAAAATATGAAAACATAGCAACACACTTGCAACAAACCTTTCCCCTACCTGATTTTTATACAGCAAGGTCCAAACTCATTTTGGAAGAAACCCGAAAAGCTCACATTGCAACCACATCTTCCACAGCACTACTTGTTGCCACAAAAAAAGCTTCAGTAGCAGCTCAACAACCCATCTCACATAGCACAAGTAGTCACGATCGATCCACTTATGATCAGCAACAACACCACACGGGAGGCCATGGACAATAG